The following are encoded together in the Xanthomonas sacchari genome:
- the glmM gene encoding phosphoglucosamine mutase: protein MSQRKYFGTDGIRGRVGQGAISADFVMRLGNALGRVLVAGGTARPTVVIGKDTRISGYMFESALEAGLVAAGANVQLLGPMPTPAVAFLTRTLGADAGIVISASHNPHYDNGIKFFSAHGEKLDDATEQAIEAALDAPFATVESERLGKAMRAREAIGRYIEFCKASVPRGFDLRGLKLVLDCAHGATYHIAPLLFRELGAEVIAIGAAPDGLNINAGVGSMHIDTLAANVREHGAHLGIAFDGDGDRVLMADDQGNPVDGDGLLYVLACGWQASGRLHGPVVGTLMTNYGLERALAALQVPFLRAKVGDRYVHQALVEQGGVLGGEASGHMLCLDRATTGDAIVSALQVLEVLKRSRQTLRQALAGLQKVPQQTVNVRLQPGVRPLEADTVKAALAAAQAAVQGRGRAFLRASGTEPVVRVTVEADDAALMRQTLDALAEAVRDAA from the coding sequence ATGAGCCAACGCAAATACTTCGGCACCGACGGCATCCGTGGCCGGGTCGGGCAGGGGGCGATTTCCGCCGATTTCGTGATGCGCCTGGGCAACGCGCTGGGCCGCGTGCTGGTCGCCGGCGGCACCGCGCGGCCGACCGTGGTGATCGGCAAGGACACGCGCATCTCCGGCTACATGTTCGAGTCGGCGCTGGAGGCCGGGCTGGTCGCGGCCGGCGCCAACGTGCAGTTGCTCGGGCCGATGCCGACCCCGGCGGTGGCGTTCCTGACCCGCACCCTCGGCGCCGACGCCGGCATCGTGATCAGCGCCTCGCACAATCCGCACTACGACAACGGCATCAAGTTCTTTTCCGCGCACGGCGAGAAGCTCGACGACGCCACCGAGCAGGCGATCGAGGCCGCGCTGGACGCGCCGTTCGCCACGGTCGAGTCCGAGCGGCTGGGCAAGGCGATGCGTGCGCGCGAGGCGATCGGCCGCTACATCGAGTTCTGCAAGGCCAGCGTGCCGCGCGGCTTCGACCTGCGCGGGCTGAAACTGGTGCTGGACTGCGCGCACGGCGCGACCTACCACATCGCGCCGCTGCTGTTCCGCGAACTGGGCGCGGAGGTGATCGCGATCGGTGCGGCGCCGGACGGGCTCAACATCAACGCCGGCGTCGGCTCGATGCACATCGACACCCTCGCCGCCAACGTGCGCGAGCACGGCGCGCACCTGGGCATCGCCTTCGACGGCGACGGCGACCGCGTGCTGATGGCCGACGACCAGGGCAATCCGGTCGACGGCGACGGCCTGCTGTACGTGCTGGCTTGCGGCTGGCAGGCCAGCGGGCGCCTGCACGGCCCGGTGGTCGGCACGCTGATGACCAACTACGGCCTTGAACGGGCGCTGGCCGCGTTGCAGGTGCCGTTCCTGCGCGCCAAAGTCGGCGACCGCTACGTGCACCAGGCGCTGGTCGAACAGGGCGGGGTGCTTGGCGGCGAAGCCTCCGGGCACATGCTGTGCCTGGACCGCGCCACCACCGGCGACGCCATCGTCAGCGCGCTGCAGGTGCTGGAAGTGCTCAAGCGCTCGCGGCAGACCCTGCGCCAGGCGCTGGCCGGCCTGCAGAAGGTGCCGCAGCAGACCGTCAACGTGCGCCTGCAGCCGGGCGTGCGCCCGCTCGAGGCCGATACCGTGAAGGCCGCGCTGGCCGCGGCGCAGGCGGCGGTGCAGGGGCGCGGGCGCGCCTTCCTGCGCGCCTCCGGCACCGAACCGGTGGTGCGGGTCACGGTCGAGGCCGACGATGCCGCGTTGATGCGGCAGACCCTCGACGCCCTGGCCGAGGCGGTCCGTGACGCGGCGTGA
- a CDS encoding isopenicillin N synthase family oxygenase, with amino-acid sequence MTARIPTLDITRFDTDREAFVAELGAAYREWGFAGMRNHGIAQAQIDAAYDVFKAFFALPEETKRKYHLPGSGGARGYTAFGVETAKDSKHFDLKEFWHIGREISDDSPYRAVMPPNLWPSEVPGFRAHGYGLYQALDQLGARVLSALALHIGLPEHYFVDKTDSGNSILRPIHYPPITADDIPNVRAGAHEDINLITLLVGASAAGLEVKSKQGEWVPFTSDADTIVVNIGDMLQRLTNHVYPSTTHRVVNPPGEQARQPRYSVPFFLHPNPDFVIDVLPSCVSADNPSRYPEPITAQGYLEERLREIKLK; translated from the coding sequence ATGACTGCGCGCATTCCCACCCTCGACATCACCCGTTTCGACACCGACCGCGAGGCTTTCGTCGCCGAGCTGGGCGCGGCCTACCGCGAGTGGGGCTTCGCCGGCATGCGCAACCACGGCATCGCCCAGGCACAGATCGACGCGGCCTACGACGTGTTCAAGGCGTTCTTCGCGCTGCCCGAGGAGACCAAGCGCAAGTACCACCTGCCCGGCAGCGGCGGCGCGCGCGGCTATACCGCCTTCGGCGTGGAGACCGCCAAGGACTCCAAGCATTTCGACCTGAAGGAGTTCTGGCACATCGGTCGCGAGATTTCCGACGACTCCCCTTACCGCGCGGTGATGCCGCCAAACCTATGGCCGAGCGAAGTGCCCGGCTTCCGCGCCCACGGCTACGGCCTGTACCAGGCGCTGGACCAGCTCGGCGCGCGCGTGCTGTCGGCGCTGGCCCTGCACATCGGCCTGCCCGAGCACTACTTCGTCGACAAGACCGATTCGGGCAACTCGATCCTGCGCCCGATCCACTACCCGCCGATCACCGCCGACGACATCCCCAACGTGCGCGCCGGCGCCCACGAGGACATCAACCTGATCACCCTGCTGGTCGGCGCCAGCGCCGCCGGCCTGGAAGTGAAGTCCAAGCAGGGCGAGTGGGTGCCGTTCACCTCCGACGCCGACACCATCGTGGTCAACATCGGCGACATGCTGCAGCGCCTGACCAACCACGTCTATCCCTCGACCACCCACCGCGTGGTCAACCCGCCGGGCGAGCAGGCACGCCAGCCGCGCTACTCGGTGCCGTTCTTCCTGCACCCGAACCCGGACTTCGTGATCGACGTGCTGCCGTCCTGCGTCAGCGCCGACAACCCCAGCCGCTATCCCGAGCCGATCACCGCGCAGGGGTATCTGGAGGAGCGGTTGCGGGAGATCAAGCTGAAGTGA
- a CDS encoding SDR family oxidoreductase has translation MTQLPGYALITGASSGIGREIAREYARRGVPLILSARRETQLQALAAELRPQVPVEVLVADLADPVAPAALVAEIERRELAVRILVNNAGYGVPGRYIAQDWAVHAAFLQVMVGAACELTWRLLPALRASGHGRILNVASFAALVPGADGHTLYAAAKSFMLRFSESLALENADRGVGVCALCPGFTWSEFHDVTGTREQMNALPRWIWLQTAAVARAGIDGAERGKVRVVPGAVYRALLGLTALLPNALLLRLMGRGSGRIRSTGIGD, from the coding sequence ATGACCCAGCTCCCCGGCTACGCCCTGATCACCGGCGCCTCCAGCGGCATCGGCCGCGAGATCGCCCGCGAGTACGCCCGCCGCGGCGTGCCGCTGATCCTGAGCGCGCGCCGCGAGACACAGCTGCAGGCGCTGGCCGCCGAACTGCGGCCGCAGGTGCCGGTGGAGGTGCTGGTCGCCGACCTGGCCGATCCGGTCGCGCCAGCCGCACTGGTGGCCGAGATCGAACGGCGCGAGCTGGCGGTGCGGATCCTGGTCAACAACGCCGGCTACGGCGTGCCCGGCCGCTACATCGCCCAGGACTGGGCGGTGCACGCGGCGTTCCTGCAGGTGATGGTCGGCGCGGCCTGCGAGCTGACCTGGCGGCTGCTGCCGGCGCTGCGCGCCAGCGGCCACGGCCGCATCCTCAACGTCGCCTCGTTCGCCGCCCTGGTGCCCGGCGCCGACGGCCACACCCTGTACGCGGCGGCGAAGAGCTTCATGCTGCGCTTCAGCGAATCGCTGGCGCTGGAGAACGCCGACCGCGGCGTCGGCGTCTGCGCGCTATGCCCAGGCTTCACCTGGTCCGAGTTCCACGACGTCACCGGCACCCGCGAACAGATGAACGCCCTGCCGCGCTGGATCTGGCTGCAGACCGCCGCGGTGGCCCGCGCCGGCATCGACGGCGCCGAACGCGGCAAGGTCCGGGTGGTCCCCGGTGCGGTCTACCGCGCCCTGCTCGGCCTCACCGCGCTACTGCCCAATGCCTTGCTGCTGCGCCTGATGGGGCGCGGCTCGGGACGGATTAGAAGTACTGGGATTGGGGATTAG
- the tpiA gene encoding triose-phosphate isomerase, whose amino-acid sequence MRRKIVAGNWKLHGTRHFAADLMREIVAGLHEADHDVEVVILPPLPYLGDLIEHFEDRLLRFGAQDVSSNEKGAYTGEVSAAMLVDVGADYGLVGHSERRQYHQESSELVARKFAAALHAGLVPILCVGETLEQREAGRTEAVIAAQLAPVLDLVGADGFVRAVVAYEPVWAIGTGRTASPAQAQAVHAFIRGEVAARDARIADSLPILYGGSVKPDNAAELFAQPDVDGGLVGGASLVAAEFLAIVRAAATC is encoded by the coding sequence ATGCGACGCAAGATCGTAGCCGGAAACTGGAAATTGCATGGAACCCGCCACTTCGCCGCCGACCTGATGCGGGAGATCGTTGCCGGGCTGCACGAAGCCGATCACGACGTGGAGGTGGTGATCCTGCCGCCGCTGCCGTACCTGGGCGACCTGATCGAGCATTTCGAGGACCGGCTGCTGCGCTTCGGCGCGCAGGACGTGAGCAGCAACGAGAAGGGCGCCTACACCGGCGAGGTGTCGGCGGCGATGCTGGTCGACGTGGGCGCCGACTATGGCCTGGTCGGGCATTCGGAGCGGCGCCAGTACCACCAGGAGAGCAGCGAGCTGGTGGCGCGCAAGTTCGCCGCCGCCCTGCACGCCGGGTTGGTCCCGATCCTGTGCGTGGGCGAGACCCTGGAGCAGCGCGAGGCCGGGCGGACCGAGGCGGTGATCGCCGCGCAGCTGGCGCCGGTGCTGGACCTGGTCGGCGCCGACGGCTTCGTCCGGGCGGTGGTGGCCTACGAGCCGGTCTGGGCGATCGGCACCGGCCGCACCGCCAGCCCGGCCCAGGCGCAGGCGGTGCACGCGTTCATCCGTGGCGAAGTGGCGGCGCGCGATGCTAGAATCGCGGATTCGTTGCCGATCCTGTATGGCGGCAGCGTCAAGCCCGACAACGCCGCCGAGCTGTTCGCGCAGCCGGATGTCGATGGCGGGCTGGTGGGCGGCGCTTCGCTGGTCGCCGCGGAATTCCTGGCCATCGTGCGAGCGGCGGCCACCTGTTGA
- the secG gene encoding preprotein translocase subunit SecG: MLMVILNVVYVLVAIAMIALILMQRGAGAAAGSGFGAGASGTVFGSRGASNFLSKSTKWLAVVFFAISLFMAWYAGHSARPADANLGVMSQSATPAPAAPAGELQVPQAPSATPAAPAAAPAAQQAPEKAQEKSPAPSQKD; encoded by the coding sequence ATGCTGATGGTCATCCTCAATGTGGTCTACGTGCTGGTGGCGATCGCGATGATCGCGCTGATCCTGATGCAGCGCGGCGCCGGTGCGGCGGCGGGTTCCGGGTTCGGCGCAGGCGCGTCCGGCACCGTGTTCGGATCGCGCGGCGCGTCCAACTTCCTGTCCAAGTCGACCAAGTGGCTGGCGGTGGTGTTCTTCGCCATCAGCCTGTTCATGGCCTGGTACGCCGGCCACAGCGCGCGTCCGGCCGATGCCAACCTGGGTGTGATGTCGCAGTCGGCCACCCCGGCTCCGGCCGCGCCGGCCGGCGAGCTGCAGGTGCCGCAGGCGCCGTCGGCCACCCCGGCTGCGCCCGCCGCCGCCCCGGCCGCCCAGCAGGCGCCGGAAAAAGCGCAAGAAAAGTCGCCTGCCCCGTCGCAGAAAGACTGA
- a CDS encoding NADH-quinone oxidoreductase subunit A → MLAEYLPTLLFLIVATGIGVALMLVGRFLGPRRPDLKKLSPYECGFEAFEDARMKFDVRYYLIAIQFIVFDLEIIFIVPWTQVFMDLGARSLVTMGLFVGMLFLGFVYVWKKGALEWE, encoded by the coding sequence GTGCTGGCCGAATATTTGCCGACCCTGCTGTTTCTGATCGTGGCCACCGGTATCGGCGTCGCGCTGATGCTGGTGGGGCGGTTCCTCGGTCCCCGGCGTCCCGACCTGAAGAAGCTCTCGCCGTACGAGTGCGGCTTCGAGGCCTTCGAGGACGCGCGCATGAAGTTCGACGTGCGCTACTACCTGATCGCCATCCAGTTCATCGTCTTCGATCTGGAAATCATCTTCATCGTGCCGTGGACGCAGGTGTTCATGGACCTGGGCGCTCGCTCCCTGGTCACCATGGGCCTGTTCGTCGGCATGTTGTTCCTCGGTTTTGTCTACGTGTGGAAGAAGGGAGCGCTGGAATGGGAGTGA
- a CDS encoding NADH-quinone oxidoreductase subunit B family protein — protein MGVIQTLDRLMTNPIPEGRVDDILRPEGENPLLEKGYVTTSVDALLNWARTGSMWPMTFGLACCAVEMMHAGAARLDLDRYGVVFRPSPRQSDVMIVAGTLVNKMAPALRKVYDQMPDPKWVISMGSCANGGGYYHYSYSVVRGCDRIVPVDVYVPGCPPTAEALVYGILQLQKKIWRTQTIAR, from the coding sequence ATGGGAGTGATTCAGACCCTGGATCGCCTGATGACCAACCCGATCCCGGAAGGGCGGGTGGACGACATCCTGCGTCCCGAAGGCGAGAACCCGCTGCTGGAGAAGGGTTACGTCACCACCAGCGTCGATGCGCTGCTGAACTGGGCGCGCACCGGCTCGATGTGGCCGATGACCTTCGGTCTGGCCTGCTGCGCGGTCGAGATGATGCACGCCGGCGCCGCGCGCCTGGACCTGGACCGCTACGGCGTGGTGTTCCGCCCGTCGCCGCGCCAGTCCGACGTGATGATCGTCGCCGGCACTCTGGTCAACAAGATGGCCCCGGCGCTGCGCAAGGTCTACGACCAGATGCCGGACCCGAAGTGGGTCATCTCGATGGGCAGCTGCGCCAACGGCGGCGGCTACTACCATTACTCGTATTCGGTGGTGCGCGGTTGCGACCGCATCGTGCCGGTGGACGTCTACGTCCCCGGTTGCCCGCCGACCGCCGAGGCCCTGGTCTACGGCATCCTGCAGTTGCAGAAGAAGATCTGGCGAACCCAGACCATCGCGCGCTGA
- a CDS encoding NADH-quinone oxidoreductase subunit C produces MAEQASSFSDRLGARFPGSQVFVALPRGEVTLEVPADAWHATCLALRDEFGFEQLSDLCGVDYLGYGSDEWDTSDVSSHGFSRGVEGKAVGRFAWGEFPSAETSAGVQPMPVPQQRFAVLAQLISYRHNQRLRVRCYAPNEDLPVVASVTDIWPGANWFEREAFDLFGVVFSGHPDLRRILTDYGFVGHPFRKDFPLIGNVEVRYDEEKQRVIYEPVTSVEPRVGVPRVIRDDARYQTAAGEAQKESAK; encoded by the coding sequence ATGGCAGAGCAAGCATCTTCCTTTAGCGACCGACTCGGCGCCCGTTTCCCCGGCAGCCAGGTCTTCGTGGCCCTTCCGCGCGGCGAAGTCACCCTGGAAGTGCCGGCCGACGCCTGGCACGCCACCTGCCTGGCGTTGCGCGACGAGTTCGGTTTCGAACAGCTGTCCGACCTGTGCGGCGTGGACTACCTGGGCTACGGCAGCGACGAGTGGGATACCTCGGACGTGTCCTCGCACGGCTTCAGCCGCGGTGTCGAAGGCAAGGCCGTGGGCCGTTTCGCCTGGGGCGAGTTCCCCAGCGCCGAGACCAGCGCCGGCGTGCAGCCGATGCCGGTGCCGCAGCAGCGTTTCGCGGTGCTGGCGCAGCTGATTTCCTACCGCCACAACCAGCGCCTGCGCGTGCGCTGCTACGCGCCGAACGAAGACCTGCCGGTGGTGGCCTCGGTCACCGACATCTGGCCGGGCGCGAACTGGTTCGAGCGCGAGGCGTTCGACCTGTTCGGCGTGGTGTTTTCCGGCCACCCGGACCTGCGCCGCATCCTCACCGACTACGGCTTCGTCGGCCATCCGTTCCGCAAGGATTTCCCGCTGATCGGCAACGTCGAAGTGCGCTACGACGAAGAGAAGCAGCGCGTGATCTACGAGCCGGTGACCTCGGTGGAACCGCGCGTGGGCGTGCCGCGCGTGATCCGCGACGATGCGCGCTACCAGACCGCGGCGGGCGAAGCACAGAAGGAGTCCGCCAAGTGA
- a CDS encoding NADH-quinone oxidoreductase subunit D produces the protein MSEYHQAHDGFASNPAEAKQEIRNYTMNFGPQHPAAHGVLRLILEMDGETVVRADPHIGLLHRGTEKLAESKPFNQSIGYMDRLDYVSMMCNEHAYVRAIETLMGIEAPERAQYIRTMFDEITRILNHLMWVGSNGLDLGAMAVMLYAFREREELMDVYEAVSGARMHATYYRPGGVYRDLPDRMPKYQESRWHKGNALKRLNAAREGSMLDFLEEFTNTFPARVDEYETLLTDNRIWKQRTVGIGVVTPEQAYAWGMTGAMLRGSGIAWDLRKKQPYAKYDSVDFDIPLGTNGDCYDRYLVRVAEMRQSNRIIKQCVQWLKANPGPVMVENFKVAPPKRAEMKDDMEALIHHFKLFSEGYCVPAGETYCAVEAPKGEFGCYLMSDGANKPFRVHLRAPGFAHLSSMDAIVRGHMLADVVAMIGTYDLVFGEVDR, from the coding sequence GTGAGCGAGTACCACCAGGCGCACGACGGGTTCGCCAGCAATCCTGCCGAAGCCAAGCAGGAAATCCGCAACTACACGATGAACTTCGGCCCGCAGCATCCGGCCGCGCACGGCGTGCTGCGCCTGATCCTGGAGATGGACGGCGAGACCGTGGTCCGCGCCGATCCGCACATCGGCCTGCTGCACCGTGGCACCGAGAAGCTGGCCGAGTCCAAGCCGTTCAACCAGTCGATCGGCTACATGGATCGCCTGGACTACGTGTCGATGATGTGCAACGAGCACGCCTATGTGCGCGCGATCGAGACCCTGATGGGCATCGAGGCGCCGGAGCGTGCGCAGTACATCCGCACCATGTTCGACGAGATCACCCGCATCCTGAACCACCTGATGTGGGTCGGGTCCAACGGCCTGGATCTGGGCGCGATGGCGGTGATGCTGTACGCGTTCCGCGAGCGCGAAGAACTGATGGACGTGTACGAGGCGGTGTCGGGCGCGCGCATGCACGCGACCTACTACCGCCCGGGCGGCGTCTACCGCGACCTGCCGGACCGCATGCCCAAGTATCAGGAATCGCGCTGGCACAAGGGCAATGCGCTGAAGCGGCTCAACGCCGCGCGCGAAGGCTCGATGCTGGACTTCCTGGAGGAGTTCACCAACACCTTCCCGGCGCGCGTGGACGAGTACGAGACCCTGCTCACCGACAACCGCATCTGGAAGCAGCGCACCGTCGGCATCGGCGTGGTCACCCCGGAACAGGCCTACGCCTGGGGCATGACCGGCGCCATGCTGCGCGGCTCGGGCATCGCCTGGGACCTGCGCAAGAAGCAGCCCTACGCCAAGTACGACAGCGTCGATTTCGACATCCCGCTCGGCACCAACGGCGACTGCTACGACCGTTACCTGGTGCGCGTGGCCGAGATGCGCCAGTCCAACCGCATCATCAAGCAGTGCGTGCAGTGGCTCAAGGCCAACCCGGGCCCGGTCATGGTCGAGAACTTCAAGGTGGCGCCGCCCAAGCGCGCCGAGATGAAGGACGACATGGAAGCGCTGATCCACCACTTCAAGCTGTTCAGCGAAGGCTACTGCGTGCCGGCAGGCGAGACCTACTGCGCGGTGGAGGCGCCTAAGGGCGAGTTCGGTTGCTACCTGATGTCCGACGGCGCCAACAAGCCGTTCCGCGTGCACCTGCGCGCGCCGGGCTTCGCCCATCTGTCGTCGATGGACGCGATCGTGCGCGGCCACATGCTGGCCGACGTGGTGGCGATGATTGGTACCTATGATCTGGTGTTTGGTGAGGTCGACCGATGA
- the nuoE gene encoding NADH-quinone oxidoreductase subunit NuoE translates to MKATGNFEAARDVDPMVVLSDKTRAHIDHWLSKFPPDRKRSAVLQGLHAAQEQNQGWLTDELIAGVAKYLELPPVWAYEVASFYSMFETEKVGRNNVAFCTNISCWLNGAEDLVAHAEKKLGCKLGQSTADGRVYLKREEECLAGCAGAPMMVINGHYHEHLTKDKVDELLDGLE, encoded by the coding sequence ATGAAGGCGACAGGTAATTTCGAAGCGGCGCGCGACGTCGATCCGATGGTGGTGCTGAGCGACAAGACGCGCGCGCACATCGATCACTGGCTGAGCAAGTTCCCGCCGGACCGCAAGCGTTCGGCGGTGCTGCAGGGCCTGCACGCGGCGCAGGAACAGAACCAGGGCTGGCTGACCGACGAGTTGATCGCCGGCGTCGCCAAGTACCTGGAACTGCCGCCGGTGTGGGCCTACGAGGTCGCCAGCTTCTACTCGATGTTCGAGACCGAGAAGGTCGGCCGCAACAACGTCGCGTTCTGCACCAACATCAGCTGCTGGCTCAACGGCGCCGAGGACCTGGTCGCGCATGCCGAGAAGAAGCTCGGTTGCAAGCTGGGCCAGTCCACCGCCGACGGCCGCGTCTACCTCAAGCGCGAGGAAGAGTGCCTGGCCGGTTGCGCCGGCGCGCCGATGATGGTCATCAACGGCCACTACCATGAGCATCTGACCAAGGACAAGGTCGACGAATTGCTGGACGGGTTGGAGTAA
- the nuoF gene encoding NADH-quinone oxidoreductase subunit NuoF — MAQHPHAPTGPVGPAPLPHQVVYTTLHYDTPWSYESYLKTGGYAALRKILEEKIPPEQVIEMVKQSNLRGRGGAGFPTGLKWSFMPKGAPQKYILCNSDESEPGTCKDRDILRYNPHSVVEGMAIACYATGSTVGYNYLRGEFHHEPFEHFEQALADAYANGWLGKDILGSGIDIDIYGALGAGAYICGEETALMESLEGKKGQPRYKPPFPANFGLYGKPSTINNTETYASVPAIIRNGPEWFLGLSKTKNGGPKIFSVSGCVQKGGNFEVPLGTTFDELLEMAGGLKPGRTLKGAIPGGVSMPVLKAEQLKGLQMDYDTLRALGTGLGSGAIVVLDDSVCCVKFACRISQFFHKESCGQCTPCREGTGWMHRVLERIVAGKATMEDLHQLRTVAGQIEGHTICAFGEAAAWPIQGFLRQFWDEFEYYIVNGHSMVDGKKLEAAAA; from the coding sequence ATGGCACAGCATCCCCACGCCCCCACCGGTCCGGTCGGTCCCGCGCCGCTGCCGCACCAGGTGGTGTACACCACGCTGCACTACGACACCCCGTGGTCCTACGAAAGCTACCTGAAGACCGGTGGCTACGCCGCGCTGCGCAAGATCCTCGAAGAGAAGATCCCGCCGGAGCAGGTGATCGAGATGGTCAAGCAGTCGAACCTGCGCGGCCGTGGCGGCGCCGGCTTCCCGACCGGCCTGAAGTGGTCGTTCATGCCCAAGGGCGCGCCGCAGAAGTACATCCTGTGCAACTCGGACGAGTCCGAGCCGGGCACCTGCAAGGACCGCGACATCCTGCGCTACAACCCGCATTCGGTGGTGGAGGGCATGGCCATCGCCTGCTACGCCACCGGCTCCACGGTGGGCTACAACTACCTGCGCGGCGAGTTCCACCACGAGCCGTTCGAGCATTTCGAGCAGGCCCTGGCCGATGCCTACGCCAATGGCTGGCTGGGCAAGGACATCCTCGGCAGCGGCATCGACATCGACATCTACGGCGCGCTGGGCGCCGGCGCCTACATCTGCGGCGAAGAGACCGCGCTGATGGAGTCGCTGGAAGGCAAGAAGGGCCAGCCGCGCTACAAGCCGCCGTTCCCGGCCAACTTCGGCCTGTACGGCAAGCCGTCGACGATCAACAACACCGAGACCTACGCCTCGGTGCCGGCGATCATCCGCAACGGCCCGGAATGGTTCCTGGGTCTGAGCAAGACCAAGAACGGCGGCCCGAAGATCTTCTCGGTCTCCGGCTGCGTGCAGAAGGGCGGCAACTTCGAAGTGCCGCTGGGTACCACCTTCGACGAACTGCTGGAAATGGCCGGCGGGCTGAAGCCGGGCCGCACCCTCAAGGGCGCGATCCCGGGCGGCGTGTCGATGCCGGTGCTGAAGGCCGAGCAGCTCAAGGGCCTGCAGATGGACTACGACACCCTGCGCGCACTGGGCACCGGCCTGGGCTCGGGCGCGATCGTGGTGCTGGACGACAGCGTCTGCTGCGTGAAGTTCGCCTGCCGCATCTCGCAGTTCTTCCACAAGGAGTCCTGCGGCCAGTGCACCCCGTGCCGCGAAGGCACCGGCTGGATGCACCGCGTGCTGGAGCGCATCGTCGCCGGCAAGGCCACGATGGAAGACCTGCACCAGCTGCGCACCGTCGCCGGGCAGATCGAAGGCCACACCATCTGCGCCTTCGGCGAAGCGGCGGCGTGGCCGATCCAGGGCTTCCTGCGCCAGTTCTGGGACGAATTCGAGTACTACATCGTCAACGGTCATTCGATGGTTGACGGCAAGAAGCTGGAGGCAGCCGCCGCATGA